The sequence below is a genomic window from Sphingobacterium sp. ML3W.
CTGGCATGATAAATTGTAAATCAGATTTCACACTTGACTCATTCCCCATGATTAAAGAAGGCGCAATTACTGAACTATCAGTAGAACCATACTTTCGAGCATAACCATTTTTATAACTCGCTTCACTCAAGGGAAACGTTGGCGATGACATGGCCAATAAATAAGCACTTAGTCCATCCTCCAAGCCACTTAGTTTTTTCGAATATAAATTACTATCGATCGATGACCACTTGTCAATAAGCGCATCGGGATTTGTGTCGGAAGTATATTTAGTCCAATTGGTGCGTTGCCACAATGCTGTTACAGCTTCGCGTAAAGATTTTTCCTGCGGTTCGTCTTTAAAGAAATATTCGCGTGCTACAAGCATCGCTTCCAATAAAGTTGCCGTTGCTTTCACATCATACTCTTGCACATTATTGCGGTAAAAAGGAACACCTAATCTACCGTCATAAAATGCGGTAAATACCCCATCATGATGTTGCACCTTACTCAAAAATTTCATCATCCGATCCAATCGCATTAAAACTGCTTGTCGAGAAATCTGCTTGTTTTCGACTCCTATTAAAAGAGATAGAATGGCGTAACCCGATTCTTCAATCGAAACAATCGCCCGTTTATTGGATTTGTTAGGAAGAAAAAGACCGCTGTTAATATCATAATTTTCGATAAAATAATTGACATTTGCCTGTTTGATTAAATCTGACAATTCCAAATCACTAGCAGGTTTGGTCTTAATCTCCTTGACAACTGAAAATGGGGATTCCAAATAATCGTAGTCTACCCATGCAATTTTATAATAATAAGTTTTGTCAAACTCATCAACCAGATCATAACATTTTTGCATGAATACCGGGCGAATAGCGATTGGTTTGAAATCAATATTATCCGAAGATCTATAGATTTTGATATAACGTATACTCGGAGTTAATGGCAATTGCCACTGCAGCTCGACCTGCTTATCGACACTTGACACCTGCGATAAGATAGCGCCAGAAGATAGTTTTACCCGAGATGGATTCTTAGGTAAGAACTCCACTTGGTCTATAAATACCTGATGTGTCATTTCATCCGCCATATTTTGATGGAGCACCACTTCGGACACCGATTCACCTGCTTTCAAATCTGAAAATTTCGAAAGCGGAATTTCTACATTCAACCAAGTATCATGATCAAAATCATCAATAAAAGGAGCCAATTCTAAAATGTTCGTTTGCGAATCCCCTTGGATCAGCTGGATTTTAGGTAATGATTTCAATTTTGTGTGTGCCGTTTGCACATACATTTTGATTGTCAACACATCATTTGCCAATACTTGGTAATAGACTTTGTGACGATCATTTAATAAGGTAACATTCCAGTTACCCGCGTTAGAAGACAGATAACGGAGTGAAAGCGAGTTCCCTGGAGTGAAAAACAAAGAGTCCGTACTGGGTAAATTCTTCTTAACATTCTGCACCCAACTATCTCCAGAATAGTTTACAATACTTTTAGCATAATTACCGGACAAGAGGCTATTTTCAAACACAACCTCCGGGTAAGTTTGTGCAAACAAGCACGTTGCAGAAGAAAATGACAACCCTATAATGAATAGTAATTTTTTTGACATATGTATAAATTGATAATTATAATCAAACAAAAAGTAAGCCATCTCTACTTTATTGAAACACAAAAGTAATAAAGCATTTCCAATGTAAATGTCATACGTAATTTTAATTTCGGAAAAAATGCACTAATTTAGCGATCTGATTTTTTCATAACAACTATATATGAAAACTACATTTGATTTTGAGAAGCCAATTGCAGATTTGCAATTGCAAATAGAAAAAGTGGAACAAGTAGCCGTAAAGACTAAAGTCGATATGAGTGCTACTGTGTTGGAACTAAAAGAAAAATTAGCGAACGCTGAAAAAGAAATATACGGTAATTTGTCTGGTTGGGAAAATGTGCAGATGTCACGTCACCCCGAGAGACCCCAAACATTCGATTACATTAACATGATCTGTGATGATTTTATCGAATTGCATGGAGACCGTACCGTAAGAGATGATAAGGCGATTGTTGGCGGATTCGCCTCTATCGGTGGACAATCGGTTATGGTTATCGGTCATCAAAAAGGAAAAAATACAAAAGAGCGTCAATACCGCAATTTTGGTATGGCAAATCCTGAAGGGTATCGTAAAGCACTTCGTTTAATGAAAATGGCAGAGAAGTTCAATAAACCTGTTGTCACATTGATTGATACCATGGGGGCTTATCCAGGTTTAGAAGCGGAAGAAAGAGGTCAAGGTGAAGCCATTGCGCGCAACCTGCTGGAAATGTCAGTCTTAAAAGTGCCGATTATCTGCGTCGTGATCGGCGAAGGCGCTTCAGGTGGTGCATTGGGTATCGGTATCGGTGACCGTGTATACATGTTGGAGCACACTTGGTATTCGGTGATCTCTCCTGAATCTTGCTCCTCTATCCTATGGAGAAGTTGGGATCATAAGGAGAAGGCTGCAGAAGCGTTGAAATTAACCTCTAAAGACATGCTAGGTAATGGCCTGATTGATGGCATCATCACAGAGCCATTAGGTGGAGCACACCAAAATCCAGAATTAGCGGCAGAATACCTGAAAGCAAAATTAGTAGAAGATTTAGCGATTTTGATCGCTAAGGATAAAGATGTTTTGGTAGACGAACGTATTGCGAAATTCAGCAACATGGGTGTAGTTGTCGAATAACACACGCCTATGGAGCAAATAAAAGGGACGTTTCTGATTGAATCGTCCCTTTTATTTTGGATTTTACCGCCATCCATTCACCTTACAAGAAAAATAAACTTTTAGAAGAGAATACGTTACAACATATTTAAAAAAAAATAGCCAATATATTTGTCCTATATGGTAGATTTTTCTACCTTTGCATCACTCCAAACAACGAAGGAAACTTCTAACAATTAGAGTACGATTCAGTAGCTCAGCTGGTAGAGCAATACACTTTTAATGTATGGGTCCTGGGTTCGAATCCCAGCTGGATCACAACAAAGCTTAATCGAAAGATTAGGCTTTTTTTGTTTTCAAGGTATTCGGAATTACCTCCCATGTCATGGTGATCTGTGAACTCAATCAATACTGGCTCATCAAATACTCACAATAAGAGCAAATAAAACAAAATCACAACAAGGCGCTTTAGATTCAAAAATTTAGTGGTAATTTTGCAGCAAATTTCAGATATAAGTCCCATCAGGAACTGATTTAATACAGAAGATAAAACAACATACGAAAGGTCATTTCATGAAAAGCGAGATCATCTCGTAGATTCATTTATTACAGACAATTCAATTTCTTTTAATGAAAAACACAAATAAGGCCATTTCAGCTGCATTGTTATCGATGATCAGTGTACAAGGTGGAGCTTCTATAGCAAAGCAACTTTTTCCTGCCATAGGAGCAACAGGAACAAGTGTATTAAGAATTGGCCTGTCAGCAGCATTTCTTACCATTATCAATCGGCCAAAATTTTCCACTTTCACGAAGCAACAGTGGAACTATTGTGCTATTTATGGAATCGGAATTGCCGCTATGAACCTTATTTTCTATTTAGCCATACAGCGCATCCCGCTGGGGCTGGCAGTAACAGTAGAATTTATAGGACCACTATTCTTAGCCTTATCGCTATCGCGCAAATGGATAGACGTTCTTTGGGGATTACTTGCCTGCGTCGGTATTTTATTGATCGTTCCATGGCAAAGTAATGATATTGACCTGATAGGTCTTCTTCTTGCCTTTCTAGCTGGAATATTTTGGGCCGTATACATTGTTATGGGAGGCAAAGTAACAAGTGTGATGCAAGGGAAAGATGCCGTAACCACAGGTATGTTATTCGCGACTCTGATTATTATTCCATTTGCCATATGGGATGGCGGTGTTTTTCAACTTACTCCAATCCTTTTTTTGAAAGGTTTAGGTGTGGCTATCTTATCTAGTGCCTTACCTTTTTCATTAGATTTAGTTGCCTTAAAAAGAATTCCAGCAAAAACATTCAGTATTTTAACAAGTTTACAACCGGCATTTGCAGCATTATCCGGACTGATTTTCTTGTCCGAAACCCTCACACTTATGCAATGGACTTCGGTAGCCTGTGTCATAATTGCAAGTATTGGAGCTACCCTATTCAGTAGCAGAAAAAAACAAAAAACAAGCAGCAGTGCATCCTGATACAACGAACATGTATCAAGATGAACCATTGTAATCCCAATGTGGCAATAAACTTGCTTCTATTTATAGCATGCTTACATTTGACTTTCCCTCCTCTGCAAACATGTCAAGACTATTTTGCACGATATACTCACTGTATTGATGTCTTTTTAAGAAAAAGCAACTCTCATCATTACCAATAGCTTAAATAAAAGTGCGACGACAATTTTATTACTAAGATTAATATCAGCTATTCCCGCAATATATCGCATCAGGATTACACAAGAAATCGCAATCGAAAGGTTGATTTTTTATATCCATAGGGATAAGCACAACCGCTCTTCTTAATATCGATATAAAATATGTACTTTGGCAACATTAAAGTTTGGAACATATGTCCATCAATGAAATTGCAAAACATTTAAAAGTATCCAAATCGACCGTATCATTGGTCATAAATGGAAAAGCGGAGAAAAGCAGAATCAGTAAGGCGTTAACACAGCGCATTCTAGATTATATTGAAGAGATAGGGTACAAACCCAATGCGTTAGCGAAAAGTTTAGCAACCGGAAAGTCCAGAACAATAGGTCTAATTGTTGAGAACATCGGTGATTCTTACTTTGGCCCAATAGCACTATATATCGAGGAATATTTAAGAAAATACGAGTATCAGGTCTTATATAGCAGCACCATGGGTGATAATAAACTTGCAGCTGAAATCGTACAAACGATGTTGGATAAACACGTGGATGGAATAATCCTATCCCCAACAGATGGCATTCAGGAAGAGGTGCAGCGAATTATTAAAGGCGGTACCCCTATCGTATTATTTGACAGAAAGATTCCTGGTATTGATACCAATTTTGTGGGCACCAACAATTATGAAGCCAGTAGCGCAGCTATTCAACATTTACTAGAACAGGGTTACTCCAACATTGGGATGGTAACGATAGACTCTCAACAGCCCCAAATGCAAGATAGGCTTCGAGCCTATCAAACAGTTCTCGAACAATGGGGCTATAAGCCGCATGTTTGTTTAACAACCTTTCGTGAAAAGAAAGATTATGGCTGGAAAGAAATATTAGAATGGTTAGAAAACAACCCCCAATTGGACGCACTTTAC
It includes:
- a CDS encoding glucoamylase family protein — protein: MSKKLLFIIGLSFSSATCLFAQTYPEVVFENSLLSGNYAKSIVNYSGDSWVQNVKKNLPSTDSLFFTPGNSLSLRYLSSNAGNWNVTLLNDRHKVYYQVLANDVLTIKMYVQTAHTKLKSLPKIQLIQGDSQTNILELAPFIDDFDHDTWLNVEIPLSKFSDLKAGESVSEVVLHQNMADEMTHQVFIDQVEFLPKNPSRVKLSSGAILSQVSSVDKQVELQWQLPLTPSIRYIKIYRSSDNIDFKPIAIRPVFMQKCYDLVDEFDKTYYYKIAWVDYDYLESPFSVVKEIKTKPASDLELSDLIKQANVNYFIENYDINSGLFLPNKSNKRAIVSIEESGYAILSLLIGVENKQISRQAVLMRLDRMMKFLSKVQHHDGVFTAFYDGRLGVPFYRNNVQEYDVKATATLLEAMLVAREYFFKDEPQEKSLREAVTALWQRTNWTKYTSDTNPDALIDKWSSIDSNLYSKKLSGLEDGLSAYLLAMSSPTFPLSEASYKNGYARKYGSTDSSVIAPSLIMGNESSVKSDLQFIMPDAVSVEEHQIEDSLIFEDHILYGKKIEIGDLNSSMMGFYRPFLTLDPRGKYDGHVDYGQLVSNYILAYKRRDNELNLGSSYTDIWGVQNPADSLGQYLVNPAISIGAVAFEKEIGQKSLRKFYEQYAPVLFTQYGFRSWIDLKNNDVSDGFTARNQATVAILMENAKSGLIWKLYDQIPEINATLKKIYQKK
- a CDS encoding acetyl-CoA carboxylase carboxyltransferase subunit alpha — protein: MKTTFDFEKPIADLQLQIEKVEQVAVKTKVDMSATVLELKEKLANAEKEIYGNLSGWENVQMSRHPERPQTFDYINMICDDFIELHGDRTVRDDKAIVGGFASIGGQSVMVIGHQKGKNTKERQYRNFGMANPEGYRKALRLMKMAEKFNKPVVTLIDTMGAYPGLEAEERGQGEAIARNLLEMSVLKVPIICVVIGEGASGGALGIGIGDRVYMLEHTWYSVISPESCSSILWRSWDHKEKAAEALKLTSKDMLGNGLIDGIITEPLGGAHQNPELAAEYLKAKLVEDLAILIAKDKDVLVDERIAKFSNMGVVVE
- a CDS encoding EamA family transporter; the protein is MKNTNKAISAALLSMISVQGGASIAKQLFPAIGATGTSVLRIGLSAAFLTIINRPKFSTFTKQQWNYCAIYGIGIAAMNLIFYLAIQRIPLGLAVTVEFIGPLFLALSLSRKWIDVLWGLLACVGILLIVPWQSNDIDLIGLLLAFLAGIFWAVYIVMGGKVTSVMQGKDAVTTGMLFATLIIIPFAIWDGGVFQLTPILFLKGLGVAILSSALPFSLDLVALKRIPAKTFSILTSLQPAFAALSGLIFLSETLTLMQWTSVACVIIASIGATLFSSRKKQKTSSSAS
- a CDS encoding LacI family DNA-binding transcriptional regulator; its protein translation is MSINEIAKHLKVSKSTVSLVINGKAEKSRISKALTQRILDYIEEIGYKPNALAKSLATGKSRTIGLIVENIGDSYFGPIALYIEEYLRKYEYQVLYSSTMGDNKLAAEIVQTMLDKHVDGIILSPTDGIQEEVQRIIKGGTPIVLFDRKIPGIDTNFVGTNNYEASSAAIQHLLEQGYSNIGMVTIDSQQPQMQDRLRAYQTVLEQWGYKPHVCLTTFREKKDYGWKEILEWLENNPQLDALYFSTNYLCVMGIKAIQNLKRDPKLAVIAFDDHEIFELLQPQISCIRQPLEKIAKSIVHILLDQLKDKNKTIVEDIIPSELQIRKSSL